The following are encoded together in the Bradyrhizobium genosp. L genome:
- a CDS encoding response regulator transcription factor: MANARKILIVDDDTDLRDTLVEQLSLHEEFEASAVDTGAKGASAAKANSPDLVLMDVGLPDTDGREVVRSLRKGGFKAPIIMLTGHDTDSDTILGLESGANDYVAKPFRFAVLLARIRAQLRQHEASEDAVFSVGPYSFRPGSKMLTAANARKVRLTEKETAILRFLYRAGQMPVSRETLLQEVWGYNSGVTTHTLETHIYRLRQKIEKDAANPEILVTEAGGYKLVP, encoded by the coding sequence ATGGCCAATGCCCGCAAGATCTTGATCGTGGATGACGATACCGATCTGCGCGATACGCTGGTCGAGCAGCTCTCGCTGCACGAGGAATTCGAAGCTTCCGCCGTCGATACCGGCGCCAAGGGCGCCAGCGCCGCCAAAGCCAATTCTCCCGATCTGGTCCTGATGGATGTCGGCCTGCCCGATACCGACGGCCGCGAGGTGGTCCGCTCCCTGCGCAAGGGCGGCTTCAAGGCCCCGATCATCATGCTGACCGGGCACGACACCGATTCCGATACCATTCTGGGCCTGGAATCCGGCGCCAACGACTATGTGGCCAAGCCCTTCCGGTTCGCGGTGCTGCTCGCCCGCATCCGGGCGCAACTTCGCCAGCACGAAGCCAGCGAGGACGCGGTGTTCTCGGTCGGCCCCTACTCGTTCCGGCCGGGCTCCAAGATGCTGACCGCGGCCAACGCCCGGAAGGTGCGGCTGACCGAGAAGGAGACCGCGATCCTGCGCTTCCTGTACCGCGCCGGCCAGATGCCGGTGTCGCGCGAGACCCTGCTGCAGGAGGTCTGGGGCTACAATTCCGGTGTGACCACCCACACACTCGAGACCCACATTTACCGTCTTCGCCAGAAGATCGAGAAGGACGCCGCCAACCCGGAAATCCTGGTCACGGAAGCCGGTGGCTACAAGCTGGTGCCGTGA
- a CDS encoding cyclic nucleotide-binding domain-containing protein, with product MSIDDDVALLERVPTMRLLGEGSLRMLAIGSEQRDFNEGDVLFAAGDVADAGYIVQRGTFRVEEGGAEIVAGPGALIGELALIVAMKRPSTATALERASVIRVARSLFQRVLESDPAAARRLRDELALRTSQLASDILMAGAKLST from the coding sequence ATGTCGATCGATGATGACGTAGCCCTGCTCGAGCGGGTCCCGACAATGCGTCTGTTGGGCGAAGGCTCGCTGCGCATGCTGGCGATCGGCTCCGAGCAACGCGATTTCAATGAAGGTGACGTGCTGTTTGCCGCCGGCGATGTCGCCGACGCCGGCTATATCGTGCAGCGCGGCACCTTCCGGGTCGAGGAAGGCGGCGCCGAGATCGTCGCCGGCCCCGGCGCACTGATCGGCGAGCTCGCGCTGATCGTGGCGATGAAGCGGCCGTCGACCGCAACCGCGCTGGAGCGCGCCTCCGTCATCCGTGTCGCCCGCAGCCTGTTCCAGCGCGTGCTGGAAAGCGACCCCGCCGCCGCGCGACGCCTGCGCGACGAGCTCGCGCTGCGGACTAGTCAGCTCGCGAGCGATATTCTGATGGCGGGCGCGAAGCTGAGCACGTGA
- a CDS encoding exodeoxyribonuclease III has translation MRFSVTTWNINSVRLRIDIVAKFLKSARPDVLCLQETKCIDDAFPLKRFKRLGYEHVALNGQKGYHGVAIVSRLPFETTDIRTFCDKIDSRHISVSFGAKAELAKPLVLHNFYVPAGGDIPDPALNPKFEHKLQFLDEMKSCEPLHPRGDDRHILVGDLNVAPHENDVWSHKQLLKVVSHTPVETEKLLAAQAHGEWFDIARERIPMSEKVYTWWSYRAADWTVGDRGRRLDHIWVSRALRDHVSDFKITRDARSWERPSDHVPVTAVLEV, from the coding sequence ATGCGGTTCTCCGTCACCACCTGGAACATCAACTCGGTGCGCCTGCGCATCGACATCGTCGCCAAATTCCTGAAGAGCGCGCGGCCGGACGTGCTGTGCCTGCAGGAGACCAAATGCATCGACGATGCCTTTCCGCTGAAGCGCTTCAAGCGGCTCGGCTATGAGCATGTCGCGCTGAACGGACAGAAGGGCTATCACGGCGTCGCCATCGTCTCACGCCTGCCGTTCGAGACCACCGACATCAGGACGTTCTGCGACAAGATCGATTCGCGCCACATCTCGGTCTCGTTCGGCGCCAAGGCCGAGCTCGCAAAGCCGCTGGTGCTGCATAATTTCTACGTGCCGGCCGGCGGCGACATTCCCGATCCCGCGCTCAATCCGAAGTTCGAGCACAAGCTGCAATTCCTCGACGAGATGAAGAGTTGCGAGCCGCTGCATCCGCGCGGCGACGACCGCCATATCCTGGTCGGCGACCTCAACGTCGCGCCGCATGAGAACGACGTGTGGTCGCACAAGCAGCTCTTGAAGGTCGTCTCGCACACGCCGGTCGAGACCGAGAAGCTGCTCGCAGCCCAGGCCCATGGCGAATGGTTCGACATCGCGCGCGAAAGGATCCCGATGTCGGAAAAGGTCTACACATGGTGGAGCTACCGCGCCGCCGACTGGACCGTCGGCGACCGCGGCCGCAGGCTCGATCACATCTGGGTGTCACGCGCGCTGAGGGATCACGTCAGCGACTTCAAGATCACCCGCGACGCCCGCAGCTGGGAGCGCCCGTCGGACCATGTGCCGGTGACCGCGGTGCTGGAGGTGTAG
- a CDS encoding outer membrane lipoprotein carrier protein LolA, which yields MANHLTHRGTRYALALLVSAALAGAATAQNAPPVKPAPKSAPKKDAAQDKGPATTSATQPEPNPVIPDPRRNVPASIFQTFDANQKAQAAKVSSYLSSLQTLVGNFVQVGPDGSKTKGDFYIQKPGKVRFEYDDPSPVEIIADGSSVAVRDRRLATQDIYPLSQTPLRYLLSDRIDLMKDTNVVSVTADDVFVSITIEEKQALVGTSRLMLMIGAKDGKLKQWTVTDPQGYDTTVAVYNLDVTQKPDPALFKIDFTTYPGTSPG from the coding sequence ATGGCAAATCACCTCACTCACCGCGGCACGCGTTACGCACTGGCACTCCTCGTTTCCGCCGCGCTCGCCGGTGCCGCCACGGCGCAGAACGCGCCGCCGGTAAAACCCGCGCCCAAATCCGCACCGAAGAAGGATGCCGCGCAAGACAAGGGTCCGGCGACGACCAGCGCGACCCAGCCGGAGCCGAACCCGGTGATTCCCGATCCGCGCCGCAACGTGCCCGCCAGCATCTTCCAGACCTTCGACGCCAACCAGAAGGCGCAGGCCGCAAAGGTCTCGAGCTATTTGTCGTCGCTGCAGACCCTGGTCGGCAATTTCGTGCAGGTCGGGCCCGACGGCAGCAAGACCAAGGGCGATTTCTACATCCAGAAGCCGGGCAAGGTGCGTTTCGAATATGACGATCCGAGCCCGGTCGAGATCATCGCCGACGGCTCGTCGGTGGCCGTGCGCGACCGCAGGCTGGCGACGCAGGACATCTATCCGCTGTCGCAGACGCCGCTGCGCTATCTGCTGTCCGACCGCATCGACCTGATGAAGGACACCAACGTCGTCAGTGTCACCGCGGACGACGTGTTCGTCAGCATCACGATCGAGGAGAAGCAGGCGCTGGTCGGCACCTCGCGCCTGATGCTGATGATCGGCGCCAAGGACGGCAAGCTCAAGCAATGGACCGTCACCGATCCGCAAGGCTACGACACCACGGTCGCGGTCTACAATCTCGACGTGACGCAGAAGCCCGACCCGGCGCTGTTCAAGATCGATTTCACGACCTATCCCGGGACATCGCCGGGCTGA
- a CDS encoding DNA translocase FtsK, protein MSMPAIERVIPLVGHLPHSMREALARRLRELTGLGLIALSGVIAAAMMTWSVQDPSLSHATSRAIRNVLGYPGAIGADLLMQILGLGAIMLILPVAVWGWRMLTHRPFDREALRLGCWILTTVIAAGFASCWPHNTAWPLPTGLGGVVGDALVRAPAVVFGPPGFIYRVVLGLVLFIAMTACFLFACGWGAEEQDDELTPIADDDEPFVEDEDKDRGSVSLGWLFHALMSAKARLGWLFTTAYKSLVSSAAQGRASAFERQEPNIGGGRAAPSIAPAGEDHDDEDEPEAFDRGGEDEDDDEEDEAPVARAPRKKAEPKPKKKNSDKFELPSVSVLSAPKASDRQPLNKAELEANSRSLEGVLQDFGVRGEIVKANPGPVVTLYELEPAPGIKSSRVIGLSDDIARSMSALSARVAVVAGRNAIGIELPNAHREKVYLRELLVAKESTESVAKLPLCLGKTIGGDPVIIDLARTPHMLIAGTTGSGKSVAINTMILSLVYRLRPDQCRLIMVDPKMLELSVYDGIPHLLTPVVTDPKKAVVALKWAVREMEERYKRMAKLGVRNIDGYNQRLVEAKGKGEELTRTVHTGFDKESGKAIYEEEKLDLEPLPYIVIIVDEMADLMMVAGKDIEGAVQRLAQMARAAGLHVILATQRPSVDVITGTIKANFPTRIAFQVTSKIDSRTILGEMGAEQLLGQGDMLYMAGGGRISRVHGPFASDEEVEKVVRHLKTQGQPEYLEAVTAEEPTDEDGGAVFDATGMGGDGGGDLFTQAVAIVKRDRKASTSYIQRRLQIGYNRAASLMERMELEGIVGPANHAGKREILVAEEEGQF, encoded by the coding sequence TTGAGCATGCCAGCGATCGAACGAGTCATCCCCCTGGTCGGCCATCTGCCGCACTCCATGCGCGAGGCGCTAGCGCGGCGCTTGCGCGAACTCACCGGGCTCGGCCTGATCGCGCTGTCCGGGGTCATTGCCGCGGCGATGATGACCTGGTCGGTGCAGGATCCCTCGCTCAGCCACGCCACCTCGCGCGCGATCCGCAACGTGCTCGGCTATCCCGGCGCGATCGGCGCCGACCTCCTAATGCAGATCCTTGGGCTCGGCGCCATCATGCTGATCCTGCCCGTCGCGGTGTGGGGCTGGCGGATGCTGACGCATCGCCCGTTCGACCGCGAGGCACTGCGGCTCGGCTGCTGGATCCTCACCACGGTGATCGCGGCGGGCTTTGCCAGCTGCTGGCCACACAACACGGCGTGGCCGCTGCCGACCGGGCTCGGTGGCGTGGTCGGCGATGCGCTGGTGCGCGCGCCAGCCGTCGTGTTCGGGCCGCCCGGCTTCATCTATCGCGTCGTGCTCGGCCTCGTGCTGTTCATCGCGATGACGGCTTGCTTCCTGTTCGCCTGCGGCTGGGGCGCCGAGGAGCAGGACGACGAACTGACGCCGATTGCCGATGACGACGAACCGTTCGTCGAAGACGAGGACAAGGACCGCGGCTCGGTCTCGCTGGGCTGGCTGTTCCACGCGCTAATGAGCGCGAAAGCGCGGCTCGGCTGGCTGTTCACCACCGCCTACAAATCGCTGGTGTCGAGCGCAGCGCAGGGCCGCGCGAGCGCCTTCGAGCGCCAGGAGCCCAATATCGGCGGCGGCCGCGCCGCGCCCTCGATCGCGCCGGCGGGCGAGGATCACGACGACGAAGACGAGCCCGAGGCCTTCGACCGCGGCGGCGAGGACGAAGACGACGACGAGGAGGACGAAGCCCCGGTCGCCCGCGCCCCGCGCAAGAAGGCCGAGCCGAAACCGAAGAAGAAGAATTCCGACAAGTTCGAGCTACCGTCGGTCTCCGTGCTCAGCGCGCCGAAGGCGAGCGATCGCCAGCCGCTCAACAAGGCTGAGCTGGAAGCCAATTCGCGTTCGCTCGAAGGCGTGCTGCAGGATTTCGGCGTGCGCGGCGAGATCGTCAAAGCCAATCCCGGCCCGGTCGTGACGTTGTACGAATTGGAGCCCGCGCCCGGCATCAAATCGTCGCGCGTGATCGGCCTGTCCGACGACATCGCGCGCTCGATGAGCGCGCTGTCGGCCCGCGTCGCCGTAGTCGCCGGCCGCAACGCGATCGGCATCGAGCTGCCGAACGCGCATCGTGAGAAGGTCTACCTGCGCGAGCTGCTGGTCGCCAAGGAGAGCACCGAATCGGTGGCGAAGCTGCCACTCTGTCTCGGCAAGACCATCGGCGGCGACCCCGTGATCATCGACCTTGCCCGCACGCCGCATATGCTGATCGCCGGCACCACCGGCTCCGGCAAATCGGTCGCGATCAACACCATGATCCTGAGCCTGGTCTACCGGCTGCGGCCGGATCAGTGCCGCCTGATCATGGTCGATCCGAAGATGCTCGAACTTTCCGTCTATGACGGCATCCCGCATCTGCTGACGCCGGTCGTCACCGATCCGAAGAAGGCGGTGGTGGCGCTGAAGTGGGCCGTGCGCGAGATGGAAGAGCGCTACAAGCGGATGGCCAAGCTCGGCGTCCGCAACATCGACGGCTACAACCAGCGCCTCGTCGAAGCCAAGGGCAAGGGCGAGGAGCTGACGCGCACGGTGCACACCGGCTTCGACAAGGAGAGTGGCAAGGCGATCTACGAGGAAGAGAAGCTCGACCTCGAGCCGCTGCCCTACATCGTGATCATCGTCGACGAGATGGCCGATCTGATGATGGTCGCCGGCAAGGACATCGAAGGCGCGGTGCAGCGCCTTGCGCAGATGGCGCGCGCCGCCGGACTCCACGTGATCCTCGCGACGCAACGTCCCTCGGTCGACGTCATCACCGGCACCATCAAGGCGAACTTCCCGACCCGCATCGCCTTCCAGGTGACGTCGAAGATCGACAGCCGCACCATCCTGGGCGAAATGGGTGCCGAGCAGCTGCTTGGCCAGGGCGACATGCTCTACATGGCCGGCGGCGGCCGCATCAGCCGCGTGCACGGTCCCTTCGCATCGGATGAAGAAGTCGAGAAGGTGGTGCGTCACCTCAAGACGCAAGGTCAGCCGGAATATCTCGAAGCCGTCACCGCGGAAGAACCGACCGACGAAGATGGCGGTGCGGTATTCGATGCCACGGGCATGGGTGGCGATGGCGGCGGCGATCTGTTCACGCAGGCGGTTGCGATCGTCAAGCGCGACCGCAAAGCCTCGACCTCCTACATTCAGCGCCGGCTGCAGATCGGCTATAACCGCGCCGCCTCGCTGATGGAGCGGATGGAACTGGAAGGCATCGTCGGCCCGGCGAATCACGCCGGTAAGCGCGAGATCCTGGTCGCGGAAGAGGAAGGCCAGTTCTGA
- a CDS encoding aminotransferase class I/II-fold pyridoxal phosphate-dependent enzyme has product MAMTASSGVAQGAGNVASAGQAERSPFLRTTELLAPYQPAKPLITLSLGEPQHPVPDFVGPVLAKHTADFGRYPIAKGIEPFRRAVATWLGHRFHLPRPVDPESEILVLNGSREGLVFAAIAAARYVAPRKGRPAILMPNPFYPAYGAGARAAGCEQIYLPTTLANGFLPDLDAIDEAMLARTVAFFIASPANPQGAVATPAYFARLKQLADRHGFIILSDECYSEIYTREAPGSMLKYAGPDFANVVVFQSLSKRSNLPGMRIGFAAGDKKFLAAYHELRNVAAPQVPVPLQHVAVAAYSDEAHVEENRRLYRIKFDFADQILGSRYGYKRPAGGFCVWLDVSDRGGDEEAAVRLYRDAGVRVIPGSYLARVQNDGSNPGAGYIRLALVSDSESTAEALHRLVETLG; this is encoded by the coding sequence ATGGCAATGACCGCCTCATCCGGCGTGGCGCAGGGCGCCGGCAATGTCGCATCCGCCGGGCAGGCCGAGCGTTCCCCGTTCCTGCGCACGACCGAGCTGCTGGCGCCGTATCAGCCGGCTAAGCCATTGATTACGCTGTCCTTGGGTGAACCCCAGCATCCGGTGCCTGATTTCGTCGGGCCGGTGCTGGCCAAGCACACCGCCGATTTCGGCCGCTATCCGATCGCCAAGGGCATCGAGCCGTTCCGTCGTGCGGTCGCGACCTGGCTCGGACACCGATTCCACCTGCCGCGGCCGGTCGATCCGGAGAGCGAGATCCTGGTGCTCAACGGCAGCCGCGAGGGGCTGGTATTCGCCGCGATCGCGGCCGCCCGCTACGTCGCCCCGCGCAAGGGGCGGCCGGCGATCCTGATGCCGAATCCGTTCTATCCCGCCTATGGCGCCGGCGCCCGCGCCGCCGGCTGCGAGCAGATCTATCTGCCGACCACGCTCGCCAACGGCTTCCTGCCCGACCTCGATGCGATCGACGAGGCGATGCTGGCGCGCACCGTTGCCTTCTTCATTGCCTCGCCTGCCAATCCGCAAGGCGCGGTCGCCACGCCGGCTTACTTCGCGCGCCTGAAACAGCTCGCCGACCGCCACGGCTTCATCATCCTGAGCGACGAGTGTTATTCGGAGATCTACACCCGCGAGGCGCCGGGCAGCATGCTGAAATACGCCGGGCCCGACTTCGCCAACGTCGTCGTGTTCCAGTCGCTGTCGAAGCGCTCGAACCTGCCGGGCATGCGGATCGGCTTTGCTGCCGGCGACAAGAAGTTTCTCGCCGCCTACCACGAGCTGCGCAATGTCGCCGCACCCCAGGTGCCGGTGCCGCTGCAGCACGTCGCGGTTGCCGCCTATAGCGACGAGGCGCATGTCGAGGAGAATCGCAGGCTCTATCGCATCAAGTTCGATTTCGCCGACCAGATCCTCGGCAGCCGCTACGGCTACAAGCGGCCGGCCGGCGGCTTCTGCGTCTGGCTCGACGTCTCCGATCGCGGCGGCGACGAGGAGGCCGCGGTCAGGCTCTATCGCGACGCCGGCGTGCGGGTGATTCCCGGCAGCTATCTGGCGCGCGTGCAGAACGACGGTTCCAATCCGGGCGCGGGCTATATCCGCCTTGCGCTCGTCTCCGACAGCGAATCCACAGCCGAGGCGTTGCATCGGCTGGTCGAAACCCTGGGTTAA
- a CDS encoding DUF4349 domain-containing protein, with translation MTAIGRPFWAMLVVLPLLAACSPAPNNAVQGNSVQYDLPMMASARQADASPRQLTAITHRYTLRVPSADLEAIQQKHLAECAKFGCTILSTSIDRANEGRISARTSLRIKPEAFEALAAVLAAPPARVIMHAQSAEDLTMPIVDTERRLETKTMLRDRLTAMLRDQTTKTAADLITIEKELAQAQSDIEAITAQRDAIRTRTDTIRVEISYFGVTGLVGGADLSPITQAFSTISQTAANSAAWLISFLAAAVPWLPVIALVWWLARRGLRRWRSRAAP, from the coding sequence ATGACTGCGATCGGTCGGCCGTTTTGGGCGATGCTTGTGGTGCTGCCATTGCTGGCCGCGTGCTCGCCTGCGCCGAACAATGCGGTTCAAGGCAATTCCGTTCAGTACGATCTGCCGATGATGGCGTCGGCAAGGCAGGCCGATGCGTCGCCGCGGCAGTTGACGGCGATCACGCATCGCTACACGCTCCGGGTCCCCAGCGCTGACCTCGAAGCGATCCAGCAGAAGCATTTGGCTGAATGCGCCAAGTTCGGCTGCACGATCCTCAGCACATCGATCGACCGCGCCAACGAAGGCCGGATCAGCGCCCGCACGTCGCTGCGCATCAAGCCGGAAGCCTTTGAGGCCCTTGCCGCCGTGCTCGCCGCACCGCCCGCGCGCGTCATCATGCATGCGCAATCGGCGGAAGACCTGACGATGCCCATCGTCGATACCGAACGGCGGCTCGAGACCAAAACCATGTTACGCGACCGCCTCACGGCGATGCTGCGCGACCAGACCACCAAGACGGCGGCCGACCTCATCACGATCGAGAAGGAGTTGGCGCAGGCGCAAAGCGACATAGAGGCCATCACGGCCCAGCGCGACGCCATACGTACCCGCACCGATACGATACGGGTCGAAATTTCCTATTTCGGTGTCACCGGGCTGGTCGGCGGCGCCGACCTGTCGCCGATCACCCAGGCGTTCAGCACCATCAGCCAGACAGCGGCGAACTCCGCCGCCTGGCTGATTTCGTTCCTCGCGGCCGCGGTGCCCTGGCTACCGGTGATCGCGCTGGTCTGGTGGCTTGCACGCCGCGGCCTGCGGCGGTGGAGGTCGCGCGCGGCGCCGTAG
- a CDS encoding GFA family protein translates to MKVEGGCYCGKVRYQAEGEPMMAAQCLCRECQYITGGGPNLFMAMPVAGFRYTASEPKQFARTDLERAVTREFCPECGTHLVTKVPGLPATILKVGTFDDPSVFTPQLTIYTCDKQTFHHLPDGKPSFEKLPAH, encoded by the coding sequence ATGAAGGTCGAAGGCGGATGCTATTGCGGCAAGGTGCGCTACCAGGCCGAGGGCGAACCGATGATGGCGGCGCAGTGCCTGTGCCGCGAATGCCAGTACATCACCGGCGGCGGACCGAACCTGTTCATGGCGATGCCGGTCGCGGGCTTCAGATACACCGCAAGCGAGCCGAAGCAGTTCGCCCGCACCGATCTCGAGCGCGCCGTCACCCGCGAGTTCTGCCCGGAATGCGGCACGCATCTGGTGACCAAGGTGCCGGGCCTGCCCGCCACCATCCTGAAGGTCGGCACCTTCGACGACCCCAGTGTGTTCACCCCGCAGCTGACGATCTACACCTGCGACAAGCAGACCTTCCATCATCTGCCCGACGGCAAGCCGTCGTTCGAGAAGCTGCCGGCGCATTGA
- a CDS encoding ammonium transporter has product MTFKRPYGAGLAALAIGMFAANAAYAEPTVNKGDNAWMLTSTVLVLLMTIPGLALFYGGLVRSKNMLSVLAQVFYTVCMVTVLWALYGYSLAFTGGSDFIGGFSKAFLMGITTDSKAATFSVDANISELVYMCFQMTFAAITPALIVGAFAERMKFAAIALFIPLWVTLIYFPIAHMVWYWPGPDAIQDAAKALAAAADGAAKTAAQAKLDEINADAGWIFKKGAIDFAGGTVVHINAGIAGLVGALLIGKRTGYGKELMAPHSLTMTMIGASLLWVGWFGFNAGSNLEANGGAALAMTNSFVATAAAALAWMFAEWIIKGHPSLLGALSGAVAGLVAVTPAAGYSGPMGAIVLGLVVGVVCLFFCTVVKNALGYDDSLDVFGVHCVGGIIGALGTGILVNPALGGAGIIDYTAIPPKVADYDFAAQMISQCWGVCTTLVWSGIGSAILYKIVDVIVGLRANVETEREGLDITEHTERAYNM; this is encoded by the coding sequence ATGACGTTCAAGCGTCCCTACGGCGCGGGACTGGCGGCCCTCGCAATCGGCATGTTCGCCGCGAACGCAGCCTACGCCGAACCTACCGTCAACAAGGGCGACAACGCCTGGATGCTGACCTCGACGGTGCTGGTTCTGCTGATGACGATCCCCGGCCTCGCGCTGTTCTATGGCGGCCTGGTCCGTTCCAAGAACATGCTCTCGGTGCTGGCGCAGGTGTTCTACACCGTCTGCATGGTCACCGTGCTGTGGGCCCTCTACGGCTACAGCCTCGCCTTCACCGGCGGCTCCGACTTCATCGGCGGCTTCTCCAAGGCCTTCCTGATGGGCATCACGACGGACTCGAAGGCGGCGACCTTCTCGGTCGACGCCAACATCTCCGAGCTGGTCTATATGTGCTTCCAGATGACCTTCGCGGCGATCACCCCCGCCCTGATCGTCGGCGCCTTTGCCGAGCGCATGAAGTTCGCGGCGATCGCGCTGTTCATCCCGCTCTGGGTCACGCTGATCTACTTCCCGATCGCGCACATGGTCTGGTACTGGCCGGGCCCGGACGCGATCCAGGATGCCGCCAAGGCGCTCGCCGCTGCGGCTGACGGCGCGGCCAAGACCGCGGCGCAGGCCAAGCTCGACGAGATCAACGCCGACGCCGGCTGGATCTTCAAGAAGGGCGCCATCGACTTCGCCGGCGGCACCGTCGTGCACATCAACGCCGGCATCGCCGGCCTGGTCGGCGCGCTCCTGATCGGCAAGCGCACCGGCTACGGCAAGGAGCTGATGGCTCCGCACTCGCTGACCATGACCATGATCGGCGCCTCGCTGCTCTGGGTCGGCTGGTTCGGCTTCAACGCCGGCTCCAACCTCGAAGCCAATGGCGGCGCCGCGCTCGCCATGACCAACTCCTTCGTGGCGACCGCCGCGGCGGCGCTGGCCTGGATGTTCGCGGAGTGGATCATCAAGGGCCATCCCTCGCTGCTCGGCGCGCTCTCGGGTGCGGTCGCGGGCCTCGTCGCGGTGACGCCGGCGGCCGGATACTCCGGTCCGATGGGCGCCATCGTGCTCGGCCTCGTGGTCGGCGTGGTCTGCCTGTTCTTCTGCACCGTCGTGAAGAACGCGCTCGGCTATGACGACTCGCTCGACGTGTTCGGCGTCCACTGCGTCGGCGGCATCATCGGCGCGCTCGGCACCGGCATCCTGGTCAACCCGGCACTCGGCGGTGCGGGCATCATCGACTACACTGCGATCCCGCCGAAGGTCGCCGACTACGACTTCGCGGCGCAGATGATCTCGCAGTGCTGGGGCGTCTGCACCACGCTGGTGTGGTCCGGCATCGGTTCGGCGATCCTCTACAAGATCGTCGACGTGATCGTCGGCCTGCGCGCCAATGTCGAGACCGAGCGTGAAGGCCTCGACATCACCGAGCATACCGAGCGCGCCTACAACATGTGA
- a CDS encoding P-II family nitrogen regulator: MKIVMAIIKPFKLEEVRDALTAIGVHGLTVTEVKGYGRQKGHTEIYRGAEYAVSFLPKIKIEVAVASDQVDKTIDAITSAAKTGQIGDGKIFVISLEHAVRIRTGEADAAAL; this comes from the coding sequence ATGAAAATTGTTATGGCGATCATTAAGCCATTCAAGCTCGAAGAGGTCCGTGACGCCCTGACCGCCATTGGCGTTCACGGTCTCACGGTGACGGAAGTCAAAGGCTACGGCCGTCAGAAGGGCCACACCGAAATCTATCGCGGCGCCGAATATGCCGTGAGCTTCCTGCCCAAGATCAAGATCGAGGTCGCAGTCGCCTCCGACCAGGTCGACAAGACCATCGACGCCATCACCTCAGCCGCCAAGACCGGACAGATCGGTGACGGCAAGATCTTCGTCATCAGCCTCGAGCATGCGGTGCGCATCCGCACCGGCGAGGCGGATGCCGCGGCCCTCTGA